TCTACGTATTGCCAAGGGCTTCACAAGCAACTCCTGGTCTCTGTTTGGGAGGGACCTCACAGGAGGGTATCCTTGCCTCTCCGTTGGTGTTTGCCCGtggaacctaagggctgggatgagcCCTTGAATCCACTTCATCCTTCTAATGAAGGGGTATTTTTATGAAAGAGCTATGATGAGTAATTTTACAGTGCATAAATATGAAGCGACACAGATGTATTATGCCAGGAAAATAAAGTTTATTGGGAAGTAAATGAAGGCACCTCTGTGCATTCCAGAGAAAGCCTAAGAAGCAAGGAAGGTAGGAGGCACAAGACGTCCAGGAAGCACCCTCGCGTCCTACCTGGAGCTCAGGCTGCAGACAATGCGTTGAACgccttccaaaattaaaattaaaaagactcAACCAAGAACTTTCCCAGACTTTCTCTCAACAGAACATTGATGATCTATGCCTTGTTGGGTCTGGGATGCATTTCAGTGCCGAGAAATGAGGGTTGGCGGGATGGGATTTCCGAAGAGCCACTGAACTCCAGCAAAGGAGGAACCAAGGAGGAACCAAGGACCCTTCCTCTGCTTGCTCTACATGGCTTCACTGATGTCGTCCAAGAGGAGTCAAGCTTCTGAATTAACTGCAACATGATTTAGAGGTGCCGCAGGGTCCACAAGAGTTACCACAAGCATTGGTGGTGGCACATGGGTTGCAGGGAAGCCTGGGGGTGAGAAGGACACAGCGGTTTCACTGGGATTGTCTATGTTGGTGGAGAGAACTCTAAAGTGCACATCACACCGTGTGCCTCATGAGACAACCTATGAATTCTCCATGATTAAAGTTAGTTGTTATCCAATTTGCTTGGTACCCAGTGCCGCTCTTTTTCCCATCATGCCATGTGCAAAGGGGGAAGATGTTTCTTAAACATTgtgttggttggctggttggttgttgAAAACGACTATCTCATCCTCTTGGGGTCCCATGGAACGCCACACTATGTGTCGTACCCGACGGTTATTGGGCGGTGCAATGTGTCCACCACTCCCCGTCCCGTTAACCCTCGGAGGCAGGGGCTATGTTCCCTGCATCTTTGTGCCGGTCACCTTGGGGTCAGCATCCCAGTGAACTGGACGCGTACTAGAGACTCAACGAATCCATACTGTTTGGTGAGTTGAAAATACGTCCAGCGTGTGTGTGCCCAGAATGTCTTGTGATCTCACCTTCCTCCACCGCCATCGGGTCCAGTCCTCCTCCTGCACATTTCCCCAGAAACACTGCACCATAACTCACTTGCAGTCCTCGCCCTCCAGCAGGCCGCGGTACGTGTTGATCTCGCACTCCAGCCGGGCCCGCACGTCCAGCAGCACCTGGTACTCCTGGTTCTGCCGCTCCAGGTCACAGCGGATCTCAGCCAGCTGGGACTCCACGTTGGTGATCATGCACTGCACCTGGGACAGCTGGGCGCTGTAGCGGGCCTCGGTCTCCGTCAGTGTATTTTCCAGAGAGTTTCTCTGTGAtggggaaggaagaaaatatcagACACTGTCTCCTTGGAAGGGTTTCCCTATATTGTCCCAAGGAAGCCATAAGCTTCAAgagctcaggagagcttctggtcGGAAAGGGGGCCCCAGTGACTTGATTCTCCCACCTCACAGCTCTCAGTAGGACAAGGGAGCAGCACCCACCAGGTTGTGCTGGGCCTGCAGCTCGATCTCCAGGGCATTGACGGTGCGTCTCAGCTCGATGATCTCGGCCTGGCAGGACTGCAGCTGCTCCGAGCTGGACACCACCTGCTTGTTGAGCTCCTCCGTCTGAAACAGCCAGAGAGGAGAAGACAGACGGGGATGGGAGCCTGTCTAAGGACACCGGGGGCTTCAGGGACAGAGGGCCACGTGCTCAGATGCCCACCTGCGTGGTGAACCATTCCTCCACGTCCCTGCGGTTGGTCTCCACCAGGGCCTCGTACTGACACCTAGTCTCGTTGAGCACCCGGTTCAGGTCCACGGTGGGGGCAGCGTCCACCTCCACGTTGAGACGGTCACCAATCTGGCTTCTTAGGGAGCTGACTTCCTAATAACAGCAATAGGAAGAAATGAATTCACAGAAATGGATCTGCTACCTTTCAACAGTCAGGAGCATGTGCAAAGCTAGAAGGAACAGAAAGGTTGACATATATATCATGTTGGAATAAAATCAGATTGGAATCACATCAACTCCTTTCTCAAAAAAAATCTAGAGTTATCTCACATTTCCAATAGGACTAAGTCCCAACTCTTTGGCTGGTACCTCATGGCCCTTACGTCTTTGTCCAGCCACCCTGACTCATTGGCCACCCTCAAACGCACCCTGCTCTGCCACTTCCGTCACTGTGCTCAGCCTCTTCTCTCAGACGGTCACACCCCAGTGCTGGAATGTTCCTCCTGCTCCAAGACGCGCTTCTCAGCGGAGGTCCCTATCTCCTTTGGGGCCGAGTGGTTTCTTTCCAGACCATGATGCTTCTCCGTCGCATGACGCTTTGCTCTGCCTCCTACGGGGCTCTTTCTCTTCACTACACTGTGAGCCCGTCAAGGAAAGGGACCAAGCATCGCCTCTTTTCCCTCCATCTCCACTGCCTAGTTCAAGAGCTCACAGGGACCAGCAGGGAAAAGGGGTCAAGAGTGTTTTTTTCTCAACCTGTCTGACACCCAACTCTAAGCCAACACCTCAGCAGCTCACCT
This window of the Tenrec ecaudatus isolate mTenEca1 chromosome 10, mTenEca1.hap1, whole genome shotgun sequence genome carries:
- the LOC142458332 gene encoding keratin, type I cuticular Ha4 — protein: MPYTCCLPSLSCHTGFCSRPCIPPSCHSCTLPGASNIPANVGNCGWFCEGTFNGSEKETMQFLNDRLASYLEKVRQLERENAELEVRIREWCQQQVPYMCPDYQSYFRTIEELQQKILCAKSENNRLVVQIDNAKLASDDFRTKYEMELSLRQLVEADINSLRRILDELTLCKADLEAQVESLKEELLCLKKNHEQEVSSLRSQIGDRLNVEVDAAPTVDLNRVLNETRCQYEALVETNRRDVEEWFTTQTEELNKQVVSSSEQLQSCQAEIIELRRTVNALEIELQAQHNLRNSLENTLTETEARYSAQLSQVQCMITNVESQLAEIRCDLERQNQEYQVLLDVRARLECEINTYRGLLEGEDCKLPCNPCATTNACGNSCGPCGTSKSCCS